In the genome of Verrucomicrobiota bacterium, the window CTTGAAGGTCCGTTCGACTTCAGCGCCTCGCGCGAGGGCACGTGCGAGCCTGCCTCTCACGTCACCGGAATCTACCCCCATGAATGCCATTAAGAGCAGTTTTCCCCGACGGGCTTTTGCCACGTCCGACGGCGTCCGGTTAAGCTATATACGGCAGGGAAGCGGTCGTCCCCTTGTGCTCCTTCACGGCTGGTCCCAGTGCGCCGAGGAATTCAACCATCAAACGGAGCCACTCAGCGCGCGGTATGACGTCGTCGTCCCCGACCAACGGTCTCACGGCGAGTCACAAAAAGTGCCCTACGGGTTGAAAATTTCGCGGTTAGCCAAAGACCTGTACGACCTCCTGACTGAGCTGGCCCTGAATGAAGTGGCGGTGCTGGGTCATTCGATGGGATCAGCAGTGATCTGGAGCTACCTTGACCTGTTCGGCCCTGAACGCCTGTCAAAGATTGTTTTGGTCGATCAGCCGTCGATGGTCACTTCGCATCCGCACTGGACGCCGCAGGAATTAGAAGCGGCGGGCGCTTTCCTTACCGCTCAGCAAGTATCCGACATCGTTGCGGCCTTACGGGGCGAGGAAGCGGAACAGGTAACCCGACAGCTGATGGACGGGATGGTAACGAGGCAGGCCACCTCGGAGGTGCGGGAATGGATCATCCAATGTAACCTGAAGATGCCCCGGCCCCTGGCAGGGACGCTCCTGTACAATCTGTGCCATACGGACTGGAGAGATGTCATCCCGCGGATCGACCTGCCTGCCCTGATCATCAGCGGTCGGGCAAGCAGCACACCGTGGAAATCGCAAGAGTGGATTCATCGGCAAATCAAAGGATCGCAGTTTGAAGTCTTCGAAGAATCAGAAGGCGTCCAGCATTTTATGTTCATCGAAAACCCCGAGAAGTTTAATGGGCTGATCATGGAATATTTAGGTTAGCCAGCAACAACACTTCGAGAGCATAAAAAACCGGGCCTCAAGGCGGCTTCCGGGCATGGCGCTCGGCAGGGCGGAAATCGGGATACCGCCCAGGAAGGTTGCGGCCCGGCCGATCGAGTTTCCATACCACCAGCGCGTCACCCGGGCGAAGGGCTTTGAGGGTCGCCTCCAGGCCCGGATGGCGTCCAACCGCCCTGAGGCGCGGTCCTAATAAACGAGTATTCGAGCGCCGCCGCTCCCGGCAGAAGGTCCGGGATGACCGACTCAGAAAAGCCTTGCCCGGTGCTTACGTTACTGCCATGATAAAGTCCTTGTAGGATAGGGTTCATCGTCTTCTCTCCTTCGCCGCGAGGAGATGCGTCTATCTCCTCAGCGAAGGGCCCAGGCGACCACATTCAGCCTGAAGGTCAGTCCGACTCCAGCCGCACGGGTTTGTGCGCTCGCTTGCACTCTTAGGGGCCGCCGTTGGCGGCGTTCCTGGACAGCCAGCGAGGGAAGGTAACTCCAGCCGATCTCAACGAAAAAAACACCGTTATGGAAACGACAGCCCGAAATGAAATGCCGGCGGGCAACGGCAAAGCTCCCGTAAACCCCGATGCCCTTAATCTACTTCTCGGAAAGATGGTTAACGACCTCGGGGCCGCCGTAAGCGGGGCGCTCATTGTGCTGGGCGACCGGCTTGGCCTCTACGCAGCGCTTGCGGAGATCGGCCCGGCCAACTCGCAGCAACTCGCCGAAAAGTCCAACCTCCACGAACGACAGGTTCGCGAATGGCTGTGTGCCCAGGCCGCTTCGGGCTACGTCACCTACGATGCGGCAAAGGACAATTTTTCCCTTACGGCTGAACAGGCCGCGGTCTTTGCCGATCCAAACAGTCCGGCGGCGATGGTCGGCGGTTTTTACGGCATCTCGGCCGTCTACCATGACGAGCCGCTGGTGGCCGAGAGTTTTCAGACCGGAAAGGGTCTGCCGTGGAGCAAGCACCACCCTTGCCTTTTCTGCGGCACCGAACGGTTCTTTCGGCCCGGCTACCAGGCCAATATCAACGACAACTGGATTCCCGCGCTGGACGGCGTCCAACAAAAGTTGAGCACCGGAACTCGGGTGGCTGACATCGGCTGCGGCCATGGCATCTCCACCCTGATCATGGCGAAGGCGTTCCCTAACTCTGAATTCCATGGCTTTGACCTGCACCCGGCCTCCATCGAGGCAGCCAATCGACATGCGCAGGAGCAGCAACTGCCCAATGTCCGCTTCAGCATTGCCTCAGCCAAAGAGTTCCCGGGTCGCGACTATGGGTTTGTGACCGTGTTCGATGCCCTGCACGACATGGGCGATCCGGCGGGCGCGGCGTGCCATGTTAAAGAGGCCCTGCAAGCCGATGGCACCTTCATGATTGTGGAGCCTTTCGCGGGCGATTCGCTTACGGAAAACCTTACTCCGGTGGGCCGAGCGTATTACGGGTTTTCGACGATGATCTGCACGCCGAACTCGCTCAGCCAAGAGGTCGGCCTTGCGTTGGGAGCGCAGGCCGGTGAGCGGCGCTTGCGGGAGGTTGTCTCGAAGGGCGGTTTTACGCGGTTTCGTCGTGCCGCAGAAACGCCGTTCAATCTGATCCTGGAAGCACGGCCATAGAGGCTCGGTCGGCAGCCCACGCCGTGCACCAGAAATCGGGAGAACTGAAAAGCGACTTGATAACCCGCACAAGTCGCTCTGCTCGAGTGCATTCCATGGGTCGCCGCGGGCGTCCCCGAGCCGTAGGCAACCGCCCCCGAAGCCGCCCCCGGGCGGTGGCGATCATTGATAGCTCCTGAGGATGCGTACGGTTGGCGGCTGCAGACCTGACGCTAAAAATGCTCTGCATTGTTCCCAAAACTCCTCCTTCAGGCGTCCCGAGGGGAGGAAGCTTGGCGTTGCGGGGCGTGCTCCCTGAACAGGTCGTTTGCGATGATTTCGCGCACGGGAGAGGCCATGCGCAGGCCGGCGGCGTCGAACCCGGCAAGGATGTCCCGGCTCATGGCGTCCTTGACGCTACGGATGCCGTGAGTTTCGTAGACGAAGCGGACAGTCAGCTCCAGGTAGTTGTCCGTGATTCGGTAATAGACGCGGGGTTCGAAATCCAACCGGGTCAGGTGGTATTTCTGTTCCAGATGCCGGTGAGCCTCGGCAGAAACTTTCGCCGGGTCAACGGCGTGGGCGTGGGCGGTGGCCAGCAGGATCTCCTCCGCTCGGCCGCGGTCGGCGTCGTAGTGGATAAAGGCGCGGATCTCGTCCCAGATGTAGGGAAAATCCCGCGTGTAGTTGTAGACGGGTTCGTCGAAGACCTTGGCGTTGGAAACGGTGACGATGCGGCCGGTGAACTGCCGGCTCTTGACCCACATGGTCGGGTCGGCGTTGGCGATTTGCCCCATCTCCATGATGGTCGTTTGAATGAAGCCGAGGGCGACGACGTCCCCACGCACGCCGCCCATCGTGATACGATCGCCGACGGTGAAGGTGTTGCCGCGCAGGATGACGAAGTAGCCGGCCACGGCGCCGATAACCCGTTGCAGGGCAAAGGCCAGCCCGGCGGTGAGCAACCCGAAAGCGGGAGCGAGCCGGGCGGGATCCTCAAACCAGATGGAAGTCAATCCCAGGAGGATGAACACGGCCGATCCAAGGCTGATGGCCTGCCGGCTCCAGAAGCGTACCCGCTCGATGCGCGTCGAGTCGCCGCGGATGAGGAGGTTTGTCAGCGCTTTAAGGAGGTAACGCAGGGCCACAATGGCGGCGATAAAACTCAGGCTCAAGAGCAGTTTGCGCCCGTTCTCCGCGTTGAGGGCCAGCCACCGGATGCCAAAGACGTTCACCGTGGCAGGTTGGAGGCAAAAGCCGGCGGTGTCGAGAGGGTAAGGCGAACCGAATCCGGCGGATCACATGGCCGAGCGGGAGCCCGGCACCGCCGAGCATCGGAGCGCTCAATCGGTGATCGGCCTTGCCGGCGCTGGTGGGTCATTTGTCAAAGTTGTGGTCATTAATACCATTCAGATAGTTATCTCGGTAGAATGCCGGCTCAGGGGGCGTCGGCATCGGAGGATGCTCCGTACCCGGTTGAATCGGCCTTAGGCCCCAGGGGCCGGTAGAACTTAGCCCAGGGTTTACCCTGGGTAACCGTCAAATCTCGATCGAGCCCTGAAGGGGCGGCAGAGGGCGTTGCTCACGGGTTCTGCCGCCCCTTCAGCAAATCCAATCCGGCGGGGCGGGCGTTTGTCAGGATGGGCGTACGGACGTGACGCCTTAGGACGGCTGGATCCGGGGGGGAACCGCCTTCCCAGGGTAAACCCCACTGCCATTTAGTTAAGGGCCGGTGGATGGGGGCGCTTTCGTCCGGAAGGGACGAAAGCATCCCCCCTCGCCCTTAACTAAATGGCAGTGGGGGTAAATCCTGGGCTAAGTTCCTTTGGCCCTTCAGGCCCTCAAACCGGCTGCCGACCCGTTGGGCCTGGGCCTTTTATACGGTCTGCTAGGTTTAACGCTGGGCGGGCACCGGGGAAGCAAGACAAGATCTTACCTCCATGGCCGTCCAAAGGTTAGAAGCGGGAAGCTTACGGGTCTCTGGCCGAAGCCGGGCCCAGAAGCTACCGTTGCGCGCCGTAACCGAACACGAACCAATCCGCGGGCCAATCAATGCCAACAACTTTGACAACTGACCCACTACCACCCAAGGGTGAAAACCAAACTGGGCGGATTAGCCTTACTGCGCATTTTGTGGTCATCAGAAAGGCGTTAGGAGCGCCACGAAGCGGGCCAATGGACCGAAACAGCGTGGTCGAACCGCACAACCGCCGATCTTAACGCAGGTTTTCGGCCGGTTTTAGTCAGCACGAGAAATACTTTATGGCAGAGCGACAACCTTTTACGGTTCCCATTTATTGATCTTCAGTTAAGTAATGTCCGTTTTTGGATGAGGTAGCTCTGAGTCAAACGCACCTTTTGCTCGAGACTATACTTTTCTGAAGGTCAATAGTGCCCAACACGTTTGTACTCTCGCAGTATCGAAACCAGTTTAACTTCTTAAGGGCCAGGGTGTACTGCTGGACCGCCTCGAGGTTCGGAAACTCCTCGACTCCACCAAACGACCATTGATCCGAGGACCAACTTGAGTCGCATAGAATCGGCCTTTTACCACCTGCTTTTTCAAGTGCCTCGTTAAGCTTGGTTAGAAGACTATTTTGCTCGTCCTGGGATAAGTGATACCAAGCCTCCGAAAACCTGCCCACAAAGAGCTTATAAATTGGTTGGGACATTTCAAAACCCTCCTAAACTGAACTGGTAGGAAATCGCATTTGGCCCTCCGGGGCATTAGGCCGGGAGTCTGAAGCCGAAAGCGTGCGGTTCGACGGATGCAGAGTAACAAAGAGGGGCTCGGAACTCAAAGAGGGGCTTTTTCGGCGATCCCCGCAGAGCTCCTCGCACCGCAAGCCGTACGAATTCATGCGCTCGGGCGGCACGCTCGAAGCGGCGTTCTCAGGCCCTGCACCGGACTTTCCGCCCGTCGGTTTTCGCCTGAGCGTACCACAAACCTTCATGTTCCGGGCGTGGTCTCCCTGACGCGCTAAATGGCCACTTCGTAATAAAGGGTTTTAGAGGGGTCCTGCTCGACCCTTCCCGCCAGGGCGGGCGGTACGCCTTTGTCGATCCGCAACACGCCGTCGTTCGTGATCTCATTCAGACGCCGCTCCAGTTCATCCAGCGGCATGTTTCCCCAACCCTTTTTGACCGCCATATCGTGATCGACCGGAATCACCGCAACTTCCAACGCGTTCATCAGCTCGAGGCCCTGTTCTCGAAGCGTCGCATTGTGGCTGCCGTGATGCCCCGTTTTATAAAAATACGTCCTTTTCAGAAGGTCCGGGCCCGTGACGGGCTGGCCTTTAACCGTCCAGGAGAGGTCCTCCCAGGACAACCAGTTGCCGACCTGGGCGTCGGCCGCAAACAGGAGCACCCGGCCGTCCCCAAGTTCGATTGCGAGCGCGAGGCTGGTGTTGTTGGTTGCGCTGTCAAGTTGAAGCGCCAGGTCCGACGACGCAGCGAGCCAGTCCGTGTCGATGCGGCGCCACGACTGATCGGCGGGTGCAGCCGTTTCGACGCCGGAATTTGTGTTTCCGAGCTCGCCTGGCTCCCCGTTGCGGACGTCGGAGTCCGGGCCCCAATAATGGGCCTGAAAAAACGGCACTTGCTCAGCCGCCGGCAGGGGAATCTGCACGATGGGGTCGAAAGGCGCGGCGGAATCCGTCTCCGCACTCGGACTTACCAAGCCATTCAGATTTTCTACGGCCGCCATGCCGTAGGTTTCCGGATGGCTTTTTGAGGGATTAAACCGCTTGATCATCTTTTCATCGTGCGGTGGTCCCAGAACGTACAACCGCGCATCGACCCCCTCCAGGTCCACCGGCGCGTCCCCCGGCCGGCAATAGCGGGGCGTCGGGGTGAACCCTTTAACAATTTTGAGCGCGTCACCCGTCGTACCCTGGCCCGCGGCGCCAAAGAACTCCATCACCCCGTCGATCATAGGGTCCGGGTTACCTGCCAATCGCATCCGCGCACTGGCCGACGCCAGGGCCAGGCGCAGCGCCTGCCGCTCGGTCCGCAGATGCTTGGCGAGGTCATCTTCCGGATCTTCCGTCCACGCCAGCCAGACTTTATCAACCTTAAGTTTGTCAGATTGAAAGAGGTCCCTGGCTTGAACAAAACCCGAGAGGTGATCCCAGTGCTCGTGGGTGATGATCAGGAGATCAAGGTGGCCCCTTGTCGTGGCAATCACGTCACTGACCACCGCCCGCATCTTGAAAGCGGCATCGGGCGTGCCCAGGATCACGCCGCAATCAATCATGATGTAATACGACCCGCCCGTCTTACGGGGCAATGTTATAAGGAAACAGTCACCAAGCCCTTGCCGGTACATCCTGACCCTGGCTGCGGGCGTCGCTTGCCTGGTACCTGCACCTGGGTTCGGACCGGCAGCGGCTTTGCGGGTCGGTGAGCCGCCTTTTGCCGTTTTCTT includes:
- a CDS encoding alpha/beta hydrolase, whose amino-acid sequence is MNAIKSSFPRRAFATSDGVRLSYIRQGSGRPLVLLHGWSQCAEEFNHQTEPLSARYDVVVPDQRSHGESQKVPYGLKISRLAKDLYDLLTELALNEVAVLGHSMGSAVIWSYLDLFGPERLSKIVLVDQPSMVTSHPHWTPQELEAAGAFLTAQQVSDIVAALRGEEAEQVTRQLMDGMVTRQATSEVREWIIQCNLKMPRPLAGTLLYNLCHTDWRDVIPRIDLPALIISGRASSTPWKSQEWIHRQIKGSQFEVFEESEGVQHFMFIENPEKFNGLIMEYLG
- a CDS encoding MBL fold metallo-hydrolase; protein product: MAASKTTKKTAKGGSPTRKAAAGPNPGAGTRQATPAARVRMYRQGLGDCFLITLPRKTGGSYYIMIDCGVILGTPDAAFKMRAVVSDVIATTRGHLDLLIITHEHWDHLSGFVQARDLFQSDKLKVDKVWLAWTEDPEDDLAKHLRTERQALRLALASASARMRLAGNPDPMIDGVMEFFGAAGQGTTGDALKIVKGFTPTPRYCRPGDAPVDLEGVDARLYVLGPPHDEKMIKRFNPSKSHPETYGMAAVENLNGLVSPSAETDSAAPFDPIVQIPLPAAEQVPFFQAHYWGPDSDVRNGEPGELGNTNSGVETAAPADQSWRRIDTDWLAASSDLALQLDSATNNTSLALAIELGDGRVLLFAADAQVGNWLSWEDLSWTVKGQPVTGPDLLKRTYFYKTGHHGSHNATLREQGLELMNALEVAVIPVDHDMAVKKGWGNMPLDELERRLNEITNDGVLRIDKGVPPALAGRVEQDPSKTLYYEVAI
- a CDS encoding mechanosensitive ion channel, whose amino-acid sequence is MNVFGIRWLALNAENGRKLLLSLSFIAAIVALRYLLKALTNLLIRGDSTRIERVRFWSRQAISLGSAVFILLGLTSIWFEDPARLAPAFGLLTAGLAFALQRVIGAVAGYFVILRGNTFTVGDRITMGGVRGDVVALGFIQTTIMEMGQIANADPTMWVKSRQFTGRIVTVSNAKVFDEPVYNYTRDFPYIWDEIRAFIHYDADRGRAEEILLATAHAHAVDPAKVSAEAHRHLEQKYHLTRLDFEPRVYYRITDNYLELTVRFVYETHGIRSVKDAMSRDILAGFDAAGLRMASPVREIIANDLFREHAPQRQASSPRDA
- a CDS encoding methyltransferase domain-containing protein — translated: MPAGNGKAPVNPDALNLLLGKMVNDLGAAVSGALIVLGDRLGLYAALAEIGPANSQQLAEKSNLHERQVREWLCAQAASGYVTYDAAKDNFSLTAEQAAVFADPNSPAAMVGGFYGISAVYHDEPLVAESFQTGKGLPWSKHHPCLFCGTERFFRPGYQANINDNWIPALDGVQQKLSTGTRVADIGCGHGISTLIMAKAFPNSEFHGFDLHPASIEAANRHAQEQQLPNVRFSIASAKEFPGRDYGFVTVFDALHDMGDPAGAACHVKEALQADGTFMIVEPFAGDSLTENLTPVGRAYYGFSTMICTPNSLSQEVGLALGAQAGERRLREVVSKGGFTRFRRAAETPFNLILEARP